CCACGTCCGCGCCCGGGAGCGCCACCCTGCCCGGCAGCGCCGCCGCGTCCACCGGGTCGCGGTGCGGGGCGCGCAGCGCCAGTGTTGGAAGAAAACGGGTTGTTAGCCACACGCGGGCGACCGCCAGGCTTAGGCATCGGACGCGGCATTGCTCCCGGAGTCGGCCCGCCCTTCCCGGCCTGGCCAGATGCAGGCTTGGAAGCCTCCTGCCCGGGCTTCGCGGCCGCAGGCTTAGGCGCTGCTGGTTTTTCAACGCCAGGTTTAGGCGCGCTAGCCGTTGCCGTTGCAGGCTTCTCAGCAACGGGCTTGGGAGCGGAAGCTGCCGGTTTGGGTGCGCCCGGCTTCGGGCCAGCGCCCGGCTTCGGTGCGGCAGACCCCGGTTTGGGGGTCGCGGTCGGGGTCGGCTTTGCGGCCTTTTTCTCGCCGGCACCTGCAGCAGATTGCTCGCCGGATCCGGACTTCTCCTCGTAGACGGCCCTCATCTTCTTCACCACCGGGGGTTCGATGGTAGATGAGGCGGTTTTGACAAACTCACCTTGCTCTTTGAGCGTGGCGAGCAGTTCCTTACTTGTTACGCCGAGCTGTTTCGCCAGTTCGTGAACGCGTAGCTTTCCGGGCACGTGTCTCCTCTAGGTTATTGCTAGAAGGCAGTGAGCCCGCAAAGGCTACTGACCTCTAGTCGTTGGCAGTGACTTTCATCGCTGATGCTGCTTCATGGTTGCGTACTCATCAGTGTTCGGTCTTCCTTACTTCGTGTGGGTCTCCCGCAATGCTTGCGAGGTACGTCCGTACATGACCTAACTCCGCCGGGGCGGACATGCGAAGCGCCCGGGAAAAAGCCCGGCGCTGCTCCGCCAGCTCGAACGCCTCCCACGTCGGCGTTATCCAAGCTCCCCTTCCGGGAAGCGACCGGGAAGGATCCGCAAGCACCCGACCGGGTTGCTGCGGATCCTCGACCAGGCGGAGAAGGTGAGAGTCGTGCAGGGTGCGTCGATAAGCAATGCACGTACGGCAACGGATGGCACGCGCGGACTTAGCGTGAGCCGGCGCGGTTGTCTCCATCCACTTCCTTTCTGCCCCCAACCCGCGGGCGGGCGGGAAAGACGCGTCTCACATTCTCCGATGTCGCTGGTCGACCAATCACCGGGTGGAAATACCGACGTGGCCAGCGTGATTTAAGCCATCAATAATCCTACGCCATCGGCGCCATTTTTTGTACTTGCCCCACTGAGCCTATTGCGCAGCATCGGAATGAATATCAATCTTCCACCCTGTCAGCCGCGCGGCAAGGCGGGCATTTTGCCCCTCCTTGCCAATCGCAAGCGAAAGCTGATAATCCGGCACGGTCACCCGCGCCATCTGGGCATCGACATCGAGCACCTCAACACGCACCACCTTCGACGGCGCCAACGCATTACCCACGTACTTCGCCGGGTCCTCGGTGTAGTCAATGATGTCAATCTTTTCGCCGCCGAGCTCCTTCATCACACTGGACACGCGCGAACCGCGAGGCCCAATGCAAGCCCCTTTAGCGTTGACGCCCTTGACGTTGGCCCGCACCGCGATCTTGGTACGATGCCCCGCCTCCCGTGCAATCGACATGATCTCGACGGTGCCGTCAGCAACCTCGGGCACTTCCAAGGCAAACAGGCCGCGCACCAACTCAGGGTGCGTGCGCGACAGGTTCACTGACACGCTGCGATCACTCTTGTTTACCCCCACTACATAAGCCTTCACACGGTCGCCATGCTTCAGCCTCTCACCCGGGATCTGCTCCGCCGGCAGCACAATGCCGTCCTGCGGGTCCTTTTCGGTACCAAGTTGAACAACGATGATCCCGCGAGATTCCGCGGCAGCGTCACGCTGGACAACACCGGAGACAACCTTGCCCTCGAACTCGGAGTATTCGGTAAACACGCGACCGGCGTCCTTTTCGCGGAGGCGACGCATGATGCCTGCGCGCACCGCAGGAGCGCCCAGACGAGAGAAGTTAACCGGAGTGACGTCCTTTTCACTTTCGGCTTCACCCTCGTCGTTGAGGGTAACCAAGATGACCGCGACATCACCGGTGTCGGAGTCAATGTCGATACGCGCCTTCTCATTGGGCTGGGCGGGAGTTTCGCGGTACTCCTGGTATGCGGAGAGCAGGGCTTCCGCGATGGTGGCGAGCATGTCGTCGACAGCAATGCCATGCTGGTTTTCGATCGCTTCCAGCGCACCCAAGTCGATATTCACTTGTCTTCCTCTCCAGTGGAGGCCACTTTAGCGACCTCGTCGAACGTTAACCCCGCCAGTTCGGACTCGACCACAGGCGGATTGTTGAACTCCACTTCTACCACCGCACCGGCCAGATCGGAAACCGGGAAGGTGAACACCTGCGGGTTTTTCGCCCCGGCCTCAATGAGGGCCACTGTCTTTTCCTCAGCGTCAAGCGCACCAACCCGGAAGGTTTGCTCCCTAATGTGAATTAGGCGTCCACGGTTGCGGCGGAAATGGCGAGGGGCGCTCAGCGGCAGGTCCACGCCGGGAGTGGTCACTTCGAGGGTGTAGCCCGCACCGAAATTCAGTTCGCCAGCTTCTTCTTTGGCGTCGAAAAGGGAACTGATCTCATTGGAGATTTCCTCAAGTTCGTCGAGGCTCGGGTGGGTGTCGGAGTCAAGTGCGATCACCACCTGCGATTTTTTCCCTGCCTTGACAGTGCGCAGGTCTTCAATGTCCATTCCCCTGCTCTCGGCGAGGGAACGGATTAGTTCGGTGAGGGTTTCGACTCCAGGAAATGCCATGGTCAATACACTATCGTGTAGCGTTTTGCGGGTGAAGTTCTCCCACCTTGCGCTTATCCCACTGTGTTTGGCTGTGAGCTCCTGCTCCGCGGCAGAGGTACTCGGTCCGCGTCCAAACAAGGAGATCCTCCAGCTCGCCCGCCAGGCGGAGGCAGACGCCAGCTCACTTGTCGACGCCCCTGCAACCGCCGAACTTCGCCAGCTTCACGCCGAGCAGCTCTACGCGGAAATCATCCGGGTCTGCGGCACCGACGATTCCGGTCAACCCCCACGGTCTTGCCGCGTCGGGGAAAATACGTCCCCCAGCAAAGGCGCAACGGACGCATACACCTTGGCACACAACGCTGCGGCCGCCGGCGCTGCAGCAGCACAGTCTGTGCCGGCTGAGTCAGTTGCCCTAGTTGTCGCCCAAGCCATCGACACGGCAGCCACCCAGCCACTGGACTTTCCGAAGGTCAACGTCACCGACGATGCCGATGTAGCTACCGCTCGCGCAATGCTCGACCAAGAGTATGCCTTCGATTACGCGCTCGGGCTATGTGCCGCCTACACCCTCGACGATGTGGACCAACGAATCATCCAACTTCGCAAGGCCTCCTCTCAGCGCCGCGCCTTCCTCATCGACCTCATCGAGCCTCACGGTGAGCTGCCCGTGTCAGCACCCGGCTATGAGCTGGGCGAAAACACCCCCACAGACGAGTCCTCAGCCGCCACACTCGTGGAAAAGCTGGCCGAGGACATGGTGTTGCGCTGGCGCGCCACCGCAGCAACAGCCGAAAGCACCGCGTGGGCGATAGCGGCAATCACCTTAGCGGCGCAAGCACAGTCGGCCTAACCAATCAGCTCGCGCAGCTTCTCGACGACGTCCCCAGCCGCCACCTCCAGCGTTTCACCACCCCGGATACGTAACTCCACTTTGCCCTCAGCAAAAGCACGCCCCAAAATGACCGCGAAAGGCATGCCGAGCAACTCGGCGTCTTTGAATTTCACGCCGGGCGAAACCTTCGGCCGATCGTCGAAAACTACCTCCATACCCGCGGCGTCCAGCTCCTCGACGAGCGCAAGCCCAGCCTCCATTGCGGCCGAATCCTTGTTAGCCACCGCCACATGCACCTGAAAAGGAGCAATCTCCACGGGCCACACTAAGCCTTTGTCATCGTGGCGCTGCTCCGCAACCACCGCCATCATACGAGAGATACCGATGCCGTACGAACCCATCGTCGGGGTGGTGCGCTTGCCGTTTTCATCAAGAATCTGCACATCCATCGCGTCTGTGTACTTACGGCCCAGTTGGAAAATGTGCCCCAACTCAATACCGCGCGCCAACTTGACGGTGCCGTTGCCGCTCGGTGAAGGATCTCCCTCATGAATCTGCGCAGCCTCAACAACATGATCGACCTCGAAATCACGTCCGGCGACAAGCCCGATGGCATGGTACTCGTGCTTGTCCGCCCCCGCGATCCAGGAACTGCCCTTGACCACGCGCGGATCGGCATAGACCGGAACACCGTTGGCAGACATCGCACGGGGGCCGACATAGCCCTTCACCAAAAAATCATGCGCAGCGAAATCATCTTCACCTGCCAACTCAAACGTGGCCGGCTCAAGCGATGCCTCCAAACGCTTCTCGTCCAGCTCACGATCACCCGGAATTAGCACTACAGCAAGTTGGGGTCCGACCGGCTCACCTTCGTCGTTAAGGACGCGTGGGTCGTTGATCTTGACGACCATGCACTTCAACGTGTCCTTCGCCTCAGCCTCAATTCCATTAGCTTTCGCCCAAGCCACAAGCGCTTCGATGGTCTCAGCGTTCGGAGTTTCACGATCCTCAGCTTCCGGCAATCCCTCAATGGGCCTTTCCGCAGGCGCGACGGTGACAACTGCCTCCACATTCGCCGCGTAGTCTCCCGCCGTCGAGACAACAAAAGTGTCCTCACCGTTTTCCGAATACGCCAAAAACTCCTCCGATGCCGAACCACCCATCGCACCCGAAGTCGCTTTGCAAATCTCGTAGGAAATCCCGACCCGATCAAAGATGCGCTGATAGGTAGCCCGGTGCTTGGCGTAGGAGTCGTTGAGGCCCTCGTCAGTCATATCGAAAGAGTAAGAATCCTTCATCACGAACTCGCGCCCACGCAAAATGCCGGCGCGGGGGCGCGCCTCATCGCGGTACTTCGTCTGAATTTGGTACAGCGTGACCGGGAGATCCTTGTAGGAAGAATAAAGATCTTTGACCGCGGCGGTAAACATCTCCTCGTGGGTCGGGCCCAAAAGCATGTCCGCTCCCTTACGGTCCTTGAGCCGGAAAAGATCATCTCCGTACTCGGACCAACGGTTCGTCAACTCGTAAGGCTCGCGCGGAAGCAACGCCGGGAAAAGAAGCTCCTGGCCGCCCATCCGGTCCATTTCTTCACGCACCACGCCCTCAATTTTGCGCAGGGTGCGCAGCCCAAGAGGGAGCCAGGAATACACACCCGGGGCGGCGCGGCGGATGTAGCCCGCCCGGAGAAGAAGCTTGTGGGAAGGAACTTCGGCATCAGCCGGATCTTCGCGCAGTGTGCGCAGGAAAAGCTCAGACAGGCGTGTAATCATGGCGGATATACTACCGCTAGGCTAAGGCCCATGCTCATCCTGCTCCCGCCCTCTGAGACGAAAGCGGCAGGTGGCGAAATGGACGGAATTGACGTCTCCTTTCCCGCCCTCGACCCGATCCGCTCGGAAATCCTGGACGACCTCGCCGTGCTTGATGTTGACAAGATGATGGCAACACTGAAAATCCCCACCTCCAAACGCAGGGAGGCGGAAGAAAACCGCTCGCTTCGCCACGCCCCCGTAATGCCCGCCATCTACCGCTACACAGGCGTGCTTTACGACGCCCTCTCCGCCCACACCCTCCCCGACCCAGCACTATCGCGCATAGCCATCGGCTCCGCCCTCTTCGGCGTGGTCCGCGCCAACGACAGCATCCCACGCTACCGCCTCTCCGGCGCCTCAAAGCTACCCGCCAGAGACGGCAGCTTACCGACGATGAAGACGCGCTGGGGGGCGTCGATAAGCGACGTGCTCCTCGAAGCGGGCTTCGTAATAGACATGCGCTCCGGCGCCTACCACACCCTCGGCCCCGTACCCGGAGCAACAACAGTACGCGTGGAAACCGAAAGCAACGGCACACGCAAAGTAATCAGCCACTTCAACAAACACTACAAAGGCGAACTGGCGCGCGCCCTAGCACTCGGGCCCACATGCACCTCCATCGACGAGGTAGCCACAGCGGCTCACGAGGCAGGATTCCACGTCGAAATCGCCGACACTCAACTGACCCTGGTGGTCTGAAACGCCGCCCGAACCTCCTCAACAAACCCGGCCGGATTTGAAAGCAAGTCCTTCGGCCGGTAACGCAAAACCTTGTACCCCTTATTCTCGATACGCTTCTTCCGATCGTTCTCGCGTTTAATAGTCAATTCTGTGTCGTGCTCATACTTGCTGTCCCCGTCGATCTCAATAAGCAGCCATCCGTCGACAACGAGATCAGCCCGATAGGAACCAATGACGTGCTGAGGCTCAGGGTCATACCCCGCCTCAATGAGCAAAGCCCGAGCCAAAGACTCAAACGGAGACTCCGACAAATCCGTGGCATATTGCAGACACCTCACCACCACTTCTTTGCCTTGAAAAGGCCCCATACGCTGTAGTTCTTTAAGAACCATCGACCTACGCAGCCCCACGCGCAACACCCAATCGAAAGCAACCAAACCCTCCACAAAGCCGTGCAACCGGGCAATATCAATAGCAGTCCGCGCCGACACAGTCGCCTTGACACCCTCATGCTCATAAGTCTGCCGCTCGCTGAGGCGGAACCTTTTCACCGCGTAGTCAGGGTTACTTCTCAAACTGGGCCCCACGCTGCCCTTCGGCGAGGCAACCTCCACCTTCTCTGGCGTCAAGGCAACCACCCACATGCCAGCGAAACGCGCCGCTGATCGCCCCACCAACACCGTGGAACGCATACTCCGCCCCACCGCAACAACCTTGACGAACTGCTGCTCATGCCGAGGCAGTGAATTCCACAAGTCAGTGGGAAAAAGAAACTGAGGGGCAACCGTAATCAGTTCGCCTTCAGCGAGGGAGTTCCACACTTCGTGTCCGCAGGTCAACCTGCGGGTGTTTAAGATTTGGTCGGCAAGCTGTCGGCGCCGTTTGCGTTCCCTTTCCACTTCCATCGGGTTTCTTCTGTCTTTCCCCATGTCTACTTAGACTGGCCGAACACTGCATTGGTTCCCCAGACTTTCAGGCCGTGATAGCCGTTAGGGGACCTCAGTCACGGGATACCTCGCCACCGCCCGCCGCACACACAAAACACCCTGGCGAGATGTCCCCCAACCACTATCCCTCCCCCCGCCGGCCGGCGGCCAACCCCCAGACTTCCAGGCCGTGATAGCCGTTACGGGACCTCAGTCACGGGATACCTCGCCACCGCCCGCCACACACACAAAACACCCCGGCGAGAAGTCCCCCAACCACTATCCCTCCCCCCGCCGGCCGGCGGCCAACCCCCAGACTTCCAGGCCGTGATAGCCGTTACGGGACCTCAGTCACGGGATACCTCGCCACCGCCCGCCACACACACAAAACACCCCGGCGAGAAGTCCCCCAACCACTATCCCTCCCTCGCCGGCCGGCGAGCCGAGCCAACCCCCAGACCTCCAGGCCGTGATAGCCGTTACGGGACCTCAGTCACGGGATACCTCGCCACCGCCCACCACACACACAAAACACCCTGGCGAGAAGTCCCCCAACCACTATCCCTCCCCCCGCCGAGCCGGCGGCCAACCCCCCAGACCTCCAGGCCGTGATAGCCGTTACGGGACCTCAGTCAAGGGATACCTCGCCACCGCCTGCCACACACACAAAACACCCTGGCGAGAAGTCCCCCAACCACTATCCCTCCCCCCGCCGAGTTTATCAATTTATCAACGCGCAGCCTCGACCACGTAGACTAATTACCATGAAAAACCCCTTCCGCCCCACCTTCGGCGCCAGTCCCCGCGTCTGGGCTGGCCGGGAGGCCGTACTCGACGAGTTCGGTCGCGCCCTAGACAACGGCCCTGGCGACCCGCATCGGAGCATCATTGTGTCTGGCTCCAGGGGTATTGGTAAGACGGTGTTGCTCACTGAACTTGAGGATATTGCACGAAGAAGGGGCTGGGTTGTACTGAGGGCGTCGGGCAGAGAGGGCATGGCGGAGGCACTAACGAACTCTGTGATTCCAGAGGCTTTGCAGACAGTCAACCCTCGCCCCGGCCGCACGATTACGGGGTTTTCGGTCGCCGGGATTGGTTCGGTGCGCACTGAGGAGAAGGATATTAGCTTGCAGCCGAGGTTGATCACCCGTCTGCGAGAGTTGTTGGACAGTATTGATACCGGTGTGCTGATCACGATCGATGAGGTGCAGGATTCTGACCCTGATGATTTGAGCCGGATCGCGGTGGCTTACCAGGACCTTGTTCGTGACGACGCCGAGATTGCCCTCGCCATGGCAGGTCTCACGCGCGGCGTTAATCGGCTGCTTGATCTGCCGGGCGCGACGTTTCTTCGTCGGGCTCGCCATTATGAGCTGGGTCCGCTCACGCTTGACGACGCCATCCGCACCCTCACCCTAACTGCTGCCGAGTCGGATAAACCTTTCGCCCCGGATGCGGCTGAGCAGGCTGCCCGGTTTACGCAGGGCTATCCGTATTTGGTGCAGCTCATCGGTTATCTGGCGTGGGATGAGGCAAGGGGTGTGATTGGGTCGGGGGAGGTGGCGGGTGTGCGTCGTGAAGCGATCGAGCGTTTGGGGACGCAGGTCCACCAGCCTTCGCTTCGCGACGTCCCCTTACGCCAACGCGAATACCTCGAGGCAATGGCGCTTCTCGGCGGTCAGGACGTGACCAGTTCTGACCTTGCGGAGCAGCTGGGGCGCCCCG
The Corynebacterium sp. BD556 genome window above contains:
- a CDS encoding YlxR family protein, yielding METTAPAHAKSARAIRCRTCIAYRRTLHDSHLLRLVEDPQQPGRVLADPSRSLPGRGAWITPTWEAFELAEQRRAFSRALRMSAPAELGHVRTYLASIAGDPHEVRKTEH
- the nusA gene encoding transcription termination factor NusA; its protein translation is MNIDLGALEAIENQHGIAVDDMLATIAEALLSAYQEYRETPAQPNEKARIDIDSDTGDVAVILVTLNDEGEAESEKDVTPVNFSRLGAPAVRAGIMRRLREKDAGRVFTEYSEFEGKVVSGVVQRDAAAESRGIIVVQLGTEKDPQDGIVLPAEQIPGERLKHGDRVKAYVVGVNKSDRSVSVNLSRTHPELVRGLFALEVPEVADGTVEIMSIAREAGHRTKIAVRANVKGVNAKGACIGPRGSRVSSVMKELGGEKIDIIDYTEDPAKYVGNALAPSKVVRVEVLDVDAQMARVTVPDYQLSLAIGKEGQNARLAARLTGWKIDIHSDAAQ
- the rimP gene encoding ribosome maturation factor RimP, with amino-acid sequence MAFPGVETLTELIRSLAESRGMDIEDLRTVKAGKKSQVVIALDSDTHPSLDELEEISNEISSLFDAKEEAGELNFGAGYTLEVTTPGVDLPLSAPRHFRRNRGRLIHIREQTFRVGALDAEEKTVALIEAGAKNPQVFTFPVSDLAGAVVEVEFNNPPVVESELAGLTFDEVAKVASTGEEDK
- a CDS encoding DUF4439 domain-containing protein gives rise to the protein MKFSHLALIPLCLAVSSCSAAEVLGPRPNKEILQLARQAEADASSLVDAPATAELRQLHAEQLYAEIIRVCGTDDSGQPPRSCRVGENTSPSKGATDAYTLAHNAAAAGAAAAQSVPAESVALVVAQAIDTAATQPLDFPKVNVTDDADVATARAMLDQEYAFDYALGLCAAYTLDDVDQRIIQLRKASSQRRAFLIDLIEPHGELPVSAPGYELGENTPTDESSAATLVEKLAEDMVLRWRATAATAESTAWAIAAITLAAQAQSA
- a CDS encoding proline--tRNA ligase, whose protein sequence is MITRLSELFLRTLREDPADAEVPSHKLLLRAGYIRRAAPGVYSWLPLGLRTLRKIEGVVREEMDRMGGQELLFPALLPREPYELTNRWSEYGDDLFRLKDRKGADMLLGPTHEEMFTAAVKDLYSSYKDLPVTLYQIQTKYRDEARPRAGILRGREFVMKDSYSFDMTDEGLNDSYAKHRATYQRIFDRVGISYEICKATSGAMGGSASEEFLAYSENGEDTFVVSTAGDYAANVEAVVTVAPAERPIEGLPEAEDRETPNAETIEALVAWAKANGIEAEAKDTLKCMVVKINDPRVLNDEGEPVGPQLAVVLIPGDRELDEKRLEASLEPATFELAGEDDFAAHDFLVKGYVGPRAMSANGVPVYADPRVVKGSSWIAGADKHEYHAIGLVAGRDFEVDHVVEAAQIHEGDPSPSGNGTVKLARGIELGHIFQLGRKYTDAMDVQILDENGKRTTPTMGSYGIGISRMMAVVAEQRHDDKGLVWPVEIAPFQVHVAVANKDSAAMEAGLALVEELDAAGMEVVFDDRPKVSPGVKFKDAELLGMPFAVILGRAFAEGKVELRIRGGETLEVAAGDVVEKLRELIG
- the yaaA gene encoding peroxide stress protein YaaA, yielding MLILLPPSETKAAGGEMDGIDVSFPALDPIRSEILDDLAVLDVDKMMATLKIPTSKRREAEENRSLRHAPVMPAIYRYTGVLYDALSAHTLPDPALSRIAIGSALFGVVRANDSIPRYRLSGASKLPARDGSLPTMKTRWGASISDVLLEAGFVIDMRSGAYHTLGPVPGATTVRVETESNGTRKVISHFNKHYKGELARALALGPTCTSIDEVATAAHEAGFHVEIADTQLTLVV
- a CDS encoding endonuclease domain-containing protein, producing the protein MGKDRRNPMEVERERKRRRQLADQILNTRRLTCGHEVWNSLAEGELITVAPQFLFPTDLWNSLPRHEQQFVKVVAVGRSMRSTVLVGRSAARFAGMWVVALTPEKVEVASPKGSVGPSLRSNPDYAVKRFRLSERQTYEHEGVKATVSARTAIDIARLHGFVEGLVAFDWVLRVGLRRSMVLKELQRMGPFQGKEVVVRCLQYATDLSESPFESLARALLIEAGYDPEPQHVIGSYRADLVVDGWLLIEIDGDSKYEHDTELTIKRENDRKKRIENKGYKVLRYRPKDLLSNPAGFVEEVRAAFQTTRVS
- a CDS encoding ATP-binding protein, translating into MKNPFRPTFGASPRVWAGREAVLDEFGRALDNGPGDPHRSIIVSGSRGIGKTVLLTELEDIARRRGWVVLRASGREGMAEALTNSVIPEALQTVNPRPGRTITGFSVAGIGSVRTEEKDISLQPRLITRLRELLDSIDTGVLITIDEVQDSDPDDLSRIAVAYQDLVRDDAEIALAMAGLTRGVNRLLDLPGATFLRRARHYELGPLTLDDAIRTLTLTAAESDKPFAPDAAEQAARFTQGYPYLVQLIGYLAWDEARGVIGSGEVAGVRREAIERLGTQVHQPSLRDVPLRQREYLEAMALLGGQDVTSSDLAEQLGRPVTGLSDTRAKLIERDLIMPTGWGAVSFAQPYLEEYIRTHQRPRRIS